The Hyperolius riggenbachi isolate aHypRig1 chromosome 3, aHypRig1.pri, whole genome shotgun sequence genome window below encodes:
- the LOC137562426 gene encoding E3 ubiquitin/ISG15 ligase TRIM25-like — MKGKRFPDIIRKAMASADVRKELLDCSICLNTYTDPVILRCGHNFCRGCIDCVLDSQMGAGRYSCPECRAECVERPVLVRNITLCNIVESFQPAQPHQEESGVFCTHCVDSPVPAAKTCLHCEVSLCGKHLRVHSNSPEHIITDPTTSLGSRKCSVHKKILEYYCTEDNACICVSCRLDGEHQGHKVEKLEEASEKKRKKLRNDLLDLTTEREKAEKRVQELQEHMRSTCGKSADVKARVTALIRELRRQLEDLEKKVLAEVSRQEEQMLLSISHSIQQLEIKKEKLSGKMGDIEKLCNVSDPLTVLHELDTGDLCDTEEGGNGDTEGRDKYLQAAGDLDVALISQTLHTLSHVITEVNGGIYRTYIMTDISLDINTAHIEVAISDDRKTATYVGVKQNRPVRPERFQNYYNVISSQSFSSGQHCWEAESNETAAWKIGMCYPSIERKGDLSKIGDNNKSWCLQRHKKRYTVIHDSEVIPIPHSISSNRVRVCLDYEAGQLSFYELCDPIKHLHTFTATFTEPLHAALCVYSREGYWVKILPCK; from the coding sequence CCATGGCCTCTGCTGATGTGAGGAAGGAGCTGCTGGACTGTTCCATCTGCCTGAACACTTATACAGATCCCGTGATACTGAGATGTGGCCACAACTTCTGCCGGGGCTGTATTGATTGTGTGCTGGACTCACAGATGGGCGCTGGACGTTACTCCTGCCCAGAATGCAGAGCAGAGTGTGTGGAGCGCCCTGTCCTGGTCAGGAACATAACTCTGTGTAACATTGTGGAGAGTTTCCAGCCTGCTCAGCCACATCAGGAGGAGAGTGGAGTCTTCTGTACTCATTGTGTGGATTCTCCTGTTCCTGCTGCTAAGACTTGTCTGCACTGTGAGGTTTCCCTGTGTGGTAAAcacctgagagtccacagcaaCTCACCAGAGCACATCATCACTGACCCCACCACTTCCCTGGGGAGCAGGAAATGCTCTGTGCATAAGAAGatcctggagtattactgcactgaggacaatgcctgtatctgtgtgtcctgCAGGCTGGATGGAGAACATCAGGGACACAAGGTGGAGAAGCTGGAGGAGGCCTctgaaaagaagagaaagaagcTGAGAAATGATCTGCTGGACCTGACCACAGAGAGAGAGAAGGCTGAGAAAAGAGTCCAGGAGCTGCAGGAACACATGAGAAGCACTTGTGGAAAATCAGCAGATGTGAAAGCGAGAGTGACTGCCCTGATCAGAGAGCTGAGGAGACAGCTGGAAGACCTGGAGAAGAAAGTCCTGGCTGAGGTCTCCAGGCAGGAAGAGCAGATGTTACTTTCTATTTCTCATTCTATCCAACAACttgaaataaaaaaagagaagctGTCTGGGAAGATGGGTGACATTGAGAAGTTGTGTAACGTGTCTGACCCACTGACTGTCCTACATGAACtagacacaggtgacttgtgtgacactgAGGAGGGGGGTaatggggacacagagggacgTGATAAATATCTTCAGGCTGcaggggatctggatgtggctcTGATCTCACAGACATTACATACATTGTCTCACGTGATAACTGAGGTAAATGGAGGGATTTATAGAACATACATAATGACAGACATATCACTGGATATAAACACAGCTCATATAGAAGTAGCTATATCAgatgacaggaaaactgcaacTTATGTAGGAGTAAAGCAGAACCGCCCAGTAAGACCAGAGAGGTTTCAGAATTATTATAATGTAATCAGCAGTcagagtttctcctcagggcAGCATTGCTGGGAAGCTGAGAGCAATGAAACAGCAGCATGGAAAATTGGAATGTGTTATCCCAGTATAGAGAGGAAAGGTGATCTGTCTAAGATTGGTGATAACAACAAGTCCTGGTGTTTGCAGAGACACAAAAAACGGTATACAGTGATCCATGACAGTGAAGTGATCCCGATTCCTCACAGCATCTCCAGTAACAGAGTCAGGGTGTGTCTGGATTATGAGGCGGGGCAGCTGTCCTTTTATGAGCTGTGTGACCCAATCAAACACTTgcacaccttcactgccaccttcactgagcccctccatgctgcacTATGTGTGTATAGCAGAGAGGGCTACTGGGTGAAGATTCTGCCCTGTAAATAG